A genomic region of Haliaeetus albicilla chromosome 8, bHalAlb1.1, whole genome shotgun sequence contains the following coding sequences:
- the CAMSAP2 gene encoding calmodulin-regulated spectrin-associated protein 2 isoform X4 has product MRETNSPTKWFWKLVPARYRKEQTLLKQLPCIPLVENLLKDGTDGCALAALIHFYCPDIVKLEDICLKETMSLADSLYNLQLIQEFCQEYLNQCCHFSLEDMLYAASSIKSNYMVFMAELFWWFEVVKPSFVQPRVVVHPQVEPAKDLPSAHSLNANRRNYVDGPSGSDFIARLESPTYTPSHQLHTPQQSYSSVPGVIRRSTSMSYVDGYVGTWPKEKRSSLHGVSFDISFDKEKSIPVTTPNRGMTRSVSNEGLTLNINRMPKHIRKNLSFKPVNGEEENQDIEEEKDMIAHKDTKANQPLNTNKKNANGSSCHRFPNGALQNRAVLDDFGNQIETPSIEEALQIIHDTEKSPRVIQPDQITNGFFLHNQEMSILNSNIKPNQSTPDIITDTKGALSPVTDNTEVDTGIHVPSEDIPETMDEDSSLRDYTVSMDSDMEEPSKFLQDYDVRASNHRDQLSPCPSSVSTKSQAGSSASSSSGVKMTSFAEQKFRKLNHTDSRSSGSSSQKTTPEGSELNIPHVVAWTHIPEEASVPQGRDTTQLLASEMVHLRMKLEEKRRAIEAQKKKVEAAFTKQRQKMGRTAFLNVVKKKGDGVSPLREEAAGAEDEKVFTDSNQLKEKETQKSDEQTSKTSELIKENPENSHSKWLKSPATPMDAEKQWNLTSPSEENFNEGDILEYTKSIEKLNSSLHFLQQEMQRLSLQQEMLMQMREHQAWVISPPQPSPQKQIRDFKSSSRQMGTPSPVAPFSQESPRSTHQSPQSSNRKNASFHIKMQRTPRPNELKITPLNRTLTAPRSVDSLPRLRRFSPSQVPIQTRSFVCFGDDGEHIGEPQLRGNLLKEVKPTEEVAKEEGPKLLKQCEQKLEEKEIKPIESNVSEVLAQPITETVCVTPNEDQLSQPILPTPAPKTANLIEVSLSDLKPPEKNEVSVEKYEGESDREQFEDDQKVCCGFFFKDDQKAENDMAMKRAALLEKRLRRERETLLRKQQLEAELEHKKEETRRKTEEERQKKEDERARREFIKQEYMRRKQLKLMEEMDTVIKPRSLSIKQKKPRPKSIHRDHIESPKTPIKGPPGSQLYRVFSVSSLSLASLNTGDNESVQSGKRTPRSESVEGFLSPSRCGSRNGEKDWENASTTSSVASATEYTGPKLFKEPSAKSNKYIIQNALAHCCLAGKVNEGQKKKILEEMEKSDANNFLILFRDSGCQFRSLYTYCPDTEEINKLTGIGPKSITKKMIEGLYKYNSDRKQFSHIPAKTLSASVDAITIHSHLWQTKRPVTPKKLLPTKA; this is encoded by the exons aGTAACTACATGGTGTTCATGGCAGAATTGTTCTGGTGGTTTGAAGTGGTGAAGCCATCATTTGTACAACCTCGAGTTGTTGTGCATCCCCAAG TTGAACCTGCAAAAGATTTACCTTCTGCTCACAGCTTGAATGCTAACAGAAGAAATTATGTGGATGGCCCATCTGGTTCTGACTTCATAGCCAG ATTGGAAAGTCCAACTTATACACCATCTCACCAACTCCATACACCCCAGCAGTCTTATTCATCTGTTCCAG GAGTCATCAGGCGGTCCACATCAATGTCTTATGTAGATGGGTATGTAGGGACATGGcccaaagaaaaaag GTCATCATTACATGGAGTTTCATTTGACATTTcttttgacaaagaaaaaagtattccAGTAACTACTCCAAACAGAGGAATGACTAGATCTGTGAGCAATGAAGGCCTTACACTAAACATCAACCGCATGCCGAAACATATTAGAAAAAATCTGTCCTTCAAACCAGTaaatggagaagaggaaaatcaAGATATTGAAGAGGAAAAGGACATGATAGCTCATAAAGACACAAAGGCCAATCAGCCTCtcaacacaaataaaaaaaatgccaatGGGAGCAGCTGCCACAGGTTTCCAAATGGAGCTTTGCAAAACAGGGCAGTTCTGGATGATTTTGGCAATCAGATTGAGACACCAAGCATTGAAGAGGCTTTGCAGATAATTCATGACACTGAAAAATCTCCCAGAGTTATCCAACCAGACCAAATTACAAATGGGTTCTTTCTTCACAATCAGGAAATGAGCATCTTGAATTCAAACATTAAACCAAATCAGTCTACCCCTGATATAATTACAGACACAAAAGGTGCTCTGAGTCCTGTGACTGACAATACAGAAGTAGATACTGGAATACATGTCCCTTCAGAAGATATTCCAGAGACGATGGATGAGGATTCTTCTTTGAGAGATTATACTGTAAGCATGGACTCTGACATGGAAGAACCATCTAAATTTCTCCAGGATTATGACGTGCGAGCTAGCAATCACAGAGATCAATTAAGTCCCTGTCCCAGCTCAGTAAGTACTAAAtcacaggcaggcagcagtgcttCTTCAAGTTCAGGGGTTAAAATGACTagctttgcagagcagaaattcAGGAAGTTAAATCACACGGATAGTAGAAGCAGTGGGAGCAGTTCTCAGAAAACCACACCAGAAGGTTCTGAGTTGAACATCCCTCATGTGGTTGCTTGGACTCATATTCCTGAGGAAGCATCTGTTCCTCAAGGAAGAGACACTACACAGTTACTGGCTTCTGAAATGGTACATCTTAGGATGAAACTAGAGGAAAAGAGGCGAGCCATTGAagcacagaagaagaaagttgAAGCTGCATTCACAAAGCAGCggcagaaaatgggaagaacAGCATTTCTTAATGttgtgaaaaagaaaggtgaTGGAGTATCACCTCTCCGAGAAGAAGCAGCAGGGGCTGAAGATGAGAAGGTATTCACTGACAGTAAtcagttgaaagaaaaagaaactcaaaaATCAGATGAACAAACTAGTAAGACTTcagaattaataaaagaaaacccTGAAAATTCTCATAGCAAATGGTTAAAATCTCCTGCTACTCCTATGGATGCTGAAAAGCAATGGAATTTAACAAGCCcctcagaagaaaattttaatgaagGAGATATCttagaatatacaaaatctATTGAAAAACTAAACTCTTCCCTACACTTTCTACAACAAGAAATGCAACGTCTATCCCTTCAACAGGAGATGTTGATGCAGATGAGAGAGCACCAGGCTTGGGTTATTTCTcctcctcagccttctcctcagAAGCAGATTCGGGACTTTAAGTCTTCATCAAGGCAAATGGGAACTCCATCTCCTGTTGCACCTTTCTCACAGGAATCTCCTCGCTCTACACATCAATCTCCACAGTCTTCCAACAGGAAGAATGCCTCTTTTcacattaaaatgcaaaggaCTCCTAGGCcaaatgaactgaaaataaCACCTCTAAATCGTACCTTGACTGCCCCACGGTCTGTGGATAGTCTTCCCCGTTTGAGGAGGTTTTCTCCAAGTCAGGTTCCCATTCAGACTAGatcatttgtttgctttggagATGATGGTGAACACATAGGTGAACCTCAGTTAAGGGGAAATCTTTTGAAGGAAGTCAAGCCCACAGAAGAGGTAGCAAAAGAAGAAGGACCAAAACTGCTGAAACAGTGTGAACAGAAGTTGGAGGAAAAGGAGATTAAGCCTATTGAATCTAATGTTTCTGAAGTATTAGCTCAGCCTATTACAGAAACTGTCTGCGTCACCCCAAATGAAGATCAGCTAAGCCAACCGATTTTGCCAACACCAGCTCCCAAAACAGCTAACCTAATTGAAGTTTCCTTATCAGATTTGAagccaccagaaaaaaatgaagtatctGTTGAGAAATATGAAGGTGAGAGTGATAGAGAACAATTTGAGGATGACCAGAAAGTGTGTTGTGGATTCTTTTTTAAG GATGatcaaaaggcagaaaatgatATGGCAATGAAACGAGCAGCATTATTGGAGAAGCgtttgagaagggaaagagagactcTGCTTcgaaagcagcagctggaagcagAACTAGAACAtaagaaagaagagacaag acgcaaaacagaagaagaacGTCAGAAGAAGGAGGATGAACGAGCACGGCGAGAATTTATTAAGCAGGAATATATGAGAAGGAAACAGCTAAAGCTTATGGAAGAAATGGATACTGTCATAAAGCCACGTTCCCtctcaatcaaacaaaaaaagccacgTCCAAAATCTATTCATAGAGATCATATTGAATCACCTAAGACACCAATCAAAGGTCCACCAG GTTCACAGCTTTATCGTGTTTTTTCAGTATCTAGTCTTTCACTGGCATCGCTGAATACAGGGGACAATGAGAGTGTGCAGTCAGGCAAGAGAACACCAAG GTCTGAGTCTGTGGAAGGATTCTTATCTCCAAGTCGCTGTGGTAGTCGTAATGGAGAAAAAGATTGGGAAAATGCATCTACAACTTCTTCAGTCGCCTCTGCTACAGAATACACAG GACCAAAGCTCTTCAAAGAACCCAGTGCTAAATCTAATAAGTATATCATTCAGAATGCGCTGGCACATTGCTGCTTGGCTGGAAAAGTAAATGAaggtcaaaagaaaaagatactgGAG gaaatggaaaaatctgATGCCAATAATTTCTTAATCTTGTTCCGGGATTCAGGCTGCCAGTTCAGATCTCTGTATACATACTGCCCTGATACTGAAGAAATCAATAAATTAACGGGAATAGGTCCCAAATCTATCACAAAGAAAATGATAGAGGGACTGTATAAATACAACTCTGACAGGAAGCAATTTAGCCACATACCTGCTAAAACTTTGTCTGCCAGTGTCGATGCAATTACCATTCACAGCCATTTGTGGCAAACCAAGAGACCAGTAACTCCTAAGAAACTTTTACCCACCAAGGCATAG